From a single Pseudoalteromonas nigrifaciens genomic region:
- the dmpG gene encoding 4-hydroxy-2-oxovalerate aldolase: MDLKGKKVTLHDMSLRDGMHAKQHQISLDEMVSIATGLDQAGIPLIEVTHGDGLGGSSLNYGFPAHTDEEYLSAVVPKMTQAKVSALLIPGIGTVDHLKMAYDHGVSTIRVATHCTEADVSEQHISAARKMGLDTVGFLMMAHMISPEELLAQAKLMESYGANCIYCTDSAGYMLPDDVSTRIALLRSELNSETEIGFHGHHNLGMSIPNSLAAIEMGANRIDGSVAGLGAGAGNTPLEVFTAVLDRMAVNHGIDLYKIMDVAEDLVMPMMDQPIRIDRNSLTLGYAGVYSSFLLFAERAEKKYGVPARDILLELGRLKTVGGQEDMIDDTAMTMAKALKAAKA; this comes from the coding sequence ATGGATTTAAAAGGTAAAAAAGTTACCCTGCACGATATGTCATTACGTGATGGTATGCATGCTAAGCAACATCAAATTAGCTTAGATGAAATGGTGTCTATTGCCACTGGCTTAGATCAGGCGGGCATTCCTTTAATTGAGGTTACCCATGGCGACGGTTTAGGCGGCTCTTCACTTAATTATGGTTTTCCTGCTCATACCGATGAAGAATACCTAAGTGCTGTAGTGCCAAAAATGACCCAAGCTAAAGTCTCAGCGTTATTAATTCCGGGCATAGGAACGGTTGATCACTTAAAAATGGCTTATGATCATGGCGTAAGTACAATTCGAGTGGCTACTCACTGTACTGAAGCTGACGTTTCAGAGCAGCATATTAGCGCAGCGCGTAAAATGGGTTTAGATACCGTTGGCTTTTTAATGATGGCACATATGATCAGCCCAGAGGAGCTACTTGCACAGGCTAAACTAATGGAGTCTTACGGTGCTAACTGTATTTACTGTACGGATTCTGCTGGTTACATGTTGCCCGACGACGTAAGTACCCGTATTGCGTTACTGCGCAGCGAACTTAACAGCGAGACCGAAATTGGCTTTCATGGTCATCATAATTTAGGCATGAGTATTCCAAATTCGCTGGCGGCAATCGAAATGGGCGCTAACCGCATCGATGGTTCGGTGGCCGGTTTAGGTGCCGGTGCAGGTAATACGCCGTTGGAAGTATTTACCGCGGTACTTGATCGTATGGCAGTTAATCACGGTATTGATTTATACAAAATTATGGATGTTGCTGAAGACTTAGTCATGCCAATGATGGATCAACCTATTCGTATTGACCGAAACTCATTAACTTTGGGTTATGCAGGTGTTTATTCGTCATTTTTATTATTTGCAGAACGCGCCGAGAAAAAATACGGTGTACCTGCACGTGATATTTTACTTGAACTCGGGCGCTTAAAAACCGTAGGCGGACAAGAAGATATGATAGACGACACCGCAATGACTATGGCTAAGGCCTTAAAGGCGGCGAAAGCTTGA
- a CDS encoding TauD/TfdA dioxygenase family protein, which produces MKLTVTPLDNVGVEVSGFDINEPLTDEIKAELKALWYEHAILVFRDQDISPEKQIEFSRIFGPLELHPLKVTTSDKYPELFVLQNGGPMDKFQTAFYKGEEIVGRLDWHMDLHYTARPNHGALLRAVVVAAEDGMTGFGDLAKAYDALDDDTKALIEQLEVVYSFSMQRRHMRYVNLDGYEPGPNSPTKPTDIGFPDFSDAAYPMVVTHPISGRKVLEVVEQFLDRVVTPQQFGLSNDESIELLERLVAHVQKPEFTYFHKWREGDMVLWDNWRAMHCTTGTKPGINRVINRTTIEGDITLGRVLKTE; this is translated from the coding sequence ATGAAGCTTACAGTAACTCCGCTTGATAATGTTGGCGTAGAAGTGTCGGGTTTCGATATTAACGAGCCACTTACCGATGAAATAAAAGCTGAACTAAAAGCACTATGGTACGAACACGCTATTTTAGTGTTTCGTGATCAGGATATTAGCCCTGAAAAGCAAATTGAGTTTAGTCGCATTTTTGGCCCGTTAGAATTACATCCGTTAAAAGTTACCACCAGTGATAAATATCCAGAGTTATTTGTGCTACAAAATGGTGGCCCTATGGATAAGTTTCAAACTGCTTTTTATAAAGGCGAAGAAATTGTGGGTCGGTTAGATTGGCACATGGATTTGCATTATACAGCGCGTCCAAATCATGGTGCACTGTTGCGCGCTGTGGTGGTGGCAGCAGAAGATGGCATGACCGGTTTTGGCGATTTAGCAAAAGCGTACGATGCACTCGACGACGACACTAAAGCTTTAATTGAACAGCTAGAAGTGGTTTACAGCTTTAGTATGCAGCGCCGTCATATGCGTTACGTTAACTTAGACGGTTATGAGCCTGGCCCTAACAGCCCAACAAAACCAACCGATATTGGCTTTCCTGACTTTTCAGACGCTGCTTACCCTATGGTAGTTACGCACCCGATCAGTGGCCGTAAAGTACTTGAGGTGGTAGAGCAGTTTTTAGATAGAGTTGTTACTCCACAGCAATTTGGTTTATCGAATGATGAATCTATAGAGCTACTTGAGCGACTTGTTGCGCATGTACAAAAGCCGGAATTTACTTACTTTCATAAATGGCGCGAAGGCGACATGGTACTGTGGGATAACTGGCGTGCAATGCACTGCACTACCGGCACTAAGCCTGGGATCAATCGCGTTATTAACCGCACCACCATTGAGGGCGATATAACGCTTGGCCGTGTGTTAAAAACAGAATAA
- a CDS encoding FAD-dependent oxidoreductase: MNPILSTHKVRAFESISHFDISTDVLVCGYGGAGAAAALEAVTLGAKVTILERASAGGGSTALSSCEMYLGGSGGTALQKELGLEDSTENMLAYLREALGPYGDEDKMRCYAQGAAGHFDWVESLGVPYKRAAFLERTVVPLSDESLLFTGNEKAHPFNTIAKPVPRGHVPSKVGDEGGKIFMDAIMQRIAGAGAEVINDCRAIALLVDKNNRVCGVIAKRDNREIAIRATRGVVLATGGFVMNDTMTRQYMPDLLEYCIPYGNTFDMGDGIQLGQAVGGQTINMEQAFMSFPLYPPAKLTYGILLNKHGQRYINEDAYLARLAHYSCQQAEQKFYLLVQEEDFEASHYLQRAAIVATGDSIAEVASEAPFPAGTLEQTVSYFNQHASNKQDPLFHKTAEWLKPLNKPPFALLEYSASEMTAVIMPGTKGPLIFTLGGLKTLTTGEVVNLDNEIISGLYAAGRATAGLPRTAKGYASGMSVGDATFFGRLAGRSAAKHLAI, encoded by the coding sequence TTGAACCCAATACTAAGCACACACAAAGTTCGCGCTTTTGAATCGATTAGTCACTTTGATATTAGCACCGACGTACTCGTGTGCGGTTATGGCGGCGCAGGAGCCGCCGCCGCACTAGAAGCTGTAACCTTAGGTGCTAAGGTTACTATTTTAGAACGTGCCAGTGCTGGGGGTGGCTCGACTGCATTATCAAGCTGTGAAATGTATTTAGGCGGCAGTGGCGGCACTGCATTACAAAAAGAGTTAGGTTTAGAAGATAGCACCGAAAACATGCTGGCTTATTTACGCGAAGCACTTGGCCCGTATGGCGATGAAGATAAGATGCGTTGTTATGCACAAGGCGCTGCAGGACATTTTGATTGGGTTGAATCCCTTGGTGTACCTTATAAACGCGCAGCCTTTTTAGAGCGTACAGTAGTGCCACTCAGTGATGAGTCGTTATTATTTACCGGTAATGAAAAAGCTCACCCTTTTAATACCATTGCTAAGCCCGTTCCACGCGGTCACGTGCCCTCTAAAGTGGGCGACGAAGGCGGTAAAATATTTATGGATGCCATAATGCAGCGCATCGCAGGCGCGGGCGCTGAGGTAATTAATGATTGTCGCGCTATTGCTTTATTAGTAGATAAAAACAATCGTGTTTGCGGCGTAATTGCTAAGCGCGACAACCGAGAAATTGCGATTCGTGCAACTCGTGGTGTGGTATTAGCCACCGGTGGCTTTGTAATGAACGACACCATGACACGTCAATACATGCCTGATCTACTTGAGTATTGCATACCTTATGGCAACACCTTCGATATGGGGGATGGTATTCAATTAGGCCAAGCAGTCGGCGGGCAAACAATTAATATGGAACAGGCTTTTATGTCGTTTCCGCTCTATCCACCAGCAAAGCTAACCTACGGTATTTTACTAAATAAACACGGTCAGCGTTATATAAATGAAGATGCGTATTTAGCCAGATTGGCACATTATTCTTGCCAACAAGCTGAGCAAAAGTTTTATTTGTTAGTACAAGAAGAGGATTTTGAGGCGTCGCATTATTTACAACGTGCAGCCATTGTTGCCACTGGCGATAGCATAGCAGAAGTTGCCAGTGAAGCGCCCTTCCCGGCCGGTACACTTGAGCAAACTGTTAGCTACTTTAATCAGCACGCCAGTAATAAACAAGACCCACTATTTCATAAAACCGCCGAGTGGCTAAAACCGTTAAACAAGCCCCCTTTTGCCTTATTAGAATACTCTGCAAGTGAAATGACTGCTGTAATTATGCCCGGCACCAAAGGCCCGCTCATATTTACGCTTGGTGGGCTAAAAACACTCACTACGGGTGAAGTGGTTAATTTAGACAATGAAATAATAAGTGGGCTTTATGCTGCTGGTCGAGCCACCGCGGGATTACCACGTACAGCCAAGGGATATGCCAGTGGTATGTCGGTTGGAGATGCCACTTTTTTTGGCAGACTCGCTGGGCGCAGCGCCGCTAAACACCTGGCAATTTAA
- a CDS encoding MFS transporter, protein MNIKKSNWRQHALLLVLTLFYIESFVGRQIMAVMIEPIKAEFGASDAQMGLLTGLGFAIVFTLTGLSAGRLADKVSRTRLLAASALVWGIITALSGITAGFISLLIMRMLVAVAEAPVTSASLSLLSDSYPVERRSFAISCFTSGATFAAIIALTLGAYWVELYGWRETFFIISTPALFISFLLFFVMPEPKRGQYDDAISSPTSPLQPALTTGFRASTKALLKRKDYRLLVCSSAIATLGANAFGMWNATFLVRSHDLTLSQAGMMAGFFGGGAAAIGILSSGYLADRIARRKGVLWLPILGHILGWVFIVIYFLWPKGLGDDLFFAGIPFAMLFCTLASFFSVWWVSPCLTLLTSIVPGTQRALAISMQTVLITFLGIGVGPMLVGVLSEVFSEVAGVESLRYALLISTSTTLISVFLLFKLKSYQAKQLIKPIQ, encoded by the coding sequence TTGAACATAAAAAAATCTAATTGGCGCCAACATGCTTTATTGTTGGTGCTTACTTTATTTTATATAGAAAGTTTTGTTGGGCGACAAATTATGGCGGTGATGATTGAACCCATCAAAGCTGAATTTGGCGCCTCAGATGCGCAAATGGGCTTATTAACCGGCCTAGGTTTTGCCATTGTATTTACTTTAACCGGTTTATCGGCCGGCAGACTTGCTGACAAAGTGAGCCGCACACGTTTGTTAGCCGCCAGCGCATTAGTGTGGGGCATTATTACAGCACTTAGCGGCATAACTGCAGGCTTTATTAGTTTACTAATAATGCGTATGTTGGTGGCAGTAGCTGAAGCACCGGTTACTTCGGCCTCTTTATCGTTACTTTCGGACAGTTACCCGGTTGAGCGACGCTCATTTGCGATTAGCTGTTTTACCTCTGGCGCTACCTTTGCCGCCATTATTGCGCTTACCTTAGGTGCATATTGGGTAGAGCTGTATGGATGGCGAGAAACCTTTTTTATTATCTCTACTCCCGCTTTGTTTATTTCTTTTTTGCTATTTTTTGTGATGCCCGAACCTAAACGCGGTCAATACGATGATGCCATTAGCTCTCCAACTTCACCGCTGCAGCCTGCACTAACCACAGGTTTTAGAGCATCAACAAAAGCATTGTTAAAGCGCAAAGATTATCGACTATTAGTTTGCTCAAGCGCCATTGCAACGTTAGGCGCAAATGCGTTTGGCATGTGGAATGCCACTTTTTTAGTACGCAGCCACGACTTAACACTGAGCCAAGCCGGCATGATGGCAGGCTTTTTTGGCGGCGGTGCGGCAGCGATTGGAATTCTTTCTAGTGGCTATTTGGCTGATAGAATCGCCAGACGAAAAGGTGTTTTATGGCTACCTATACTAGGCCATATACTGGGGTGGGTATTTATTGTTATATATTTTTTATGGCCTAAAGGCTTAGGCGATGACCTATTTTTTGCCGGTATTCCATTTGCTATGCTGTTTTGCACCTTAGCGAGTTTCTTTTCTGTATGGTGGGTTAGCCCTTGTCTCACATTACTCACTTCAATTGTACCGGGCACTCAGCGGGCATTGGCTATTTCAATGCAAACCGTGCTGATTACTTTTTTAGGCATAGGTGTTGGGCCTATGTTGGTGGGCGTGCTTAGTGAAGTATTTAGCGAGGTGGCCGGTGTTGAATCCTTACGTTATGCTTTACTTATTAGTACGAGTACAACATTAATATCGGTATTTTTACTGTTTAAATTAAAATCTTATCAAGCAAAACAACTCATAAAACCCATTCAGTAA
- a CDS encoding SDR family oxidoreductase codes for MSVTAVTGSASGIGAAVCEKLRAAGHTVIGIDRHQAEVNADLSSPEGRANAAEQVIKLANGKLDGLVCCAGLGVTAPSSSLVVSVNYFGSTELIELLQPALAKGEQPAITVIGSVAASQQVADPHPIIELMLNNDEPAARALADELGQPQIAYSASKYALTVHCRRLAVKTGSTGVRINLVAPGAIETPLHEASKQDPRFGEAVRNFVAPIGRNGQPSEIADAVSFLQSAQASFVHGSIIYVDGGMDAMMRSGKF; via the coding sequence ATGTCAGTTACCGCAGTTACAGGTTCAGCATCAGGGATTGGCGCCGCCGTTTGTGAAAAACTACGCGCAGCAGGTCATACTGTGATCGGCATAGACCGCCATCAAGCCGAGGTTAATGCCGATTTATCATCCCCCGAAGGTCGCGCTAATGCCGCAGAGCAAGTTATCAAATTAGCCAATGGTAAACTAGATGGCCTAGTTTGTTGTGCGGGCCTTGGCGTTACCGCACCAAGTAGCAGTTTAGTGGTTTCGGTTAATTATTTTGGCTCAACCGAGTTAATTGAATTACTTCAACCTGCACTCGCTAAAGGTGAGCAGCCAGCTATTACCGTTATTGGCTCAGTGGCCGCCAGTCAACAAGTGGCAGATCCACATCCTATTATTGAGTTAATGCTCAACAATGATGAGCCAGCCGCTCGCGCACTGGCAGATGAACTTGGCCAACCACAAATAGCCTATTCGGCATCTAAATACGCACTCACTGTACATTGTCGTCGTTTAGCCGTTAAAACGGGGAGTACCGGCGTACGTATTAACTTAGTTGCGCCTGGTGCAATTGAAACTCCACTGCACGAAGCCTCTAAGCAAGATCCGCGTTTTGGCGAAGCCGTACGTAACTTTGTTGCACCTATTGGTCGCAATGGTCAGCCAAGTGAAATTGCCGATGCGGTCAGTTTTTTACAATCAGCCCAAGCCTCTTTTGTGCATGGCAGCATTATTTATGTAGATGGTGGTATGGACGCCATGATGCGCAGTGGCAAGTTTTAA